The genomic segment GATGCAGAAGTTGCGGATCAGCGCCGGGTCGGTACGGCTCGGCTCGGGCACGTGGGTAGGAGTCGCGGGCACGCAGGGTCCTGATTCTTGAGACGCCGAACGCCTTGTCTCGGGTCGATGTCGGGTCGGTCGGATCGATACGCAGCTCCCATCGTCCCACGCCTGACGGCCGGGGACCGGTTTGGGCCGGTCCGATCGCTGCTGGTACCGTGGACAGCTGTGCCTCGTGACTCTTCGGAGCGGCGGGGCGCACATCGAAGATCCAACGAACCTGCAAAGGCTCTTTCGTGGCGAACATCAAGTCCCAGATCAAGCGGAACAAGACCAACGAGAAGGCGCGCCTGCGCAACAAGGCCGTCAAGTCGTCGCTCAAGACCGCTGTCCGCAAGGCCCGCGAGGCCGCCGCTGCCGGTGACGTCGAGAAGGCCACCACGGCCGTCCGCGACGCCTCCCGTCAGCTCGACAAGGCTGTCTCGAAGGGCGTCATCCACAAGAACGCCGCCGCCAACAAGAAGTCGGCGCTGGCCAACAAGGTTGCCGCCCTCCAGGGCTGAGCCCTCTGATGTGATCGCCGGAACGGACTCAGCGGGCCCTCTCTTCCGCTCCTGACCGGCACCCCGCGCCGCACACCGAACCTGCGTTCGCCACGCGGGTGCGGCGCACCGAGCGTGAACCGCGAGGCCCCGGTCACCGTCCTCCCCAGGACGGCGACCGGGGCCTTCGGCGTGCCCGGGGTGGGTGCGTGGTGTGTGGTGCCTGGTGCGCGCGGTGCCTGGTGTCCGTACTCGTGTCCGTGTTCGTGTACGTGTACGTTTTGGTGCTCGTGCTCGTACTCGTGCCGGACGCTCAACGCGGACAGCAGGGACGGCACGGACGGCGGCCGGAGGCCGGAGGAACGGCAGCGCGGACCGCGCGGTCAACGGCGTCGGCACGGGGAGCACGGACAGCGGCCGAAGCGGACGTCGCGGGACAGCGCGGCCAACGGCCGAAACGGACGGCGCGGGACAGCGCGGTCAACGGCCGGAGCGGGCCGCTCGGGCGATGGTCACGACGGCCTTCTCCAAGGCGTACTCGGGGTCGTCCCCGCCCCCCTTGACCCCAGCGTCGGCCTCGGCGACGGCGCGGAGCGCGACCGACACACCGTCCGGGGTCCAGCCGCGCATCTGCTGGCGCACCCGGTCGATCTTCCAGGGCGGCATGCCCAGCTCCCGGGCGAGGTCGGCGGGTCGTCCGCCGCGCGCCGACGACAGCTTGCCGATCGCCCGGACACCCTGGGCGAGCGCGCTGGTGATCAGGACGGGCGCCACGCCCGTCGACAACGACCAGCGCAACGCCTCCAGGGCTTCCGCCGCCCGGCCCTCGACGGCCCGGTCAGCGACCGTGAAGCTGGACGCCTCGGCCCGGCCCGTGTAGTAGCGCCCGACGACCGCGTCGTCGATCGTGCCCTCGACGTCCGCCACCAGCTGGGACACCGCGCTCGCCAGCTCCCGAAGATCGCTGCCGATGGAGTCGACCAGCGCCTGACACGCCTCCGGGGTCGCCGAACGCCCCAGCGTGCGGAACTCGGACCGTACGAAGGTCAGCCGCTCGGCCGGCTTCGTCGTCCGGGGACAGGCGACCTCGCGCGCCCCGGCCTTGCGCACCGCGTCCAGGAGCCCCTTGCCCTTGGGGCCGCCCGCGTGCAACAGGACGAGGGTGATCTCCTCGGCGGGCGCTTCGGCGTACCCCTTGACGTCCTTGATCGTGTCGGCGGAGAGATCATGCGCGTTGCGCACGATCACCACCTTGCGCTCGGCGAACAGCGACGGGCTGGTCAGCTCGGCGAGCGTGCCGGGCTGGAGCTGGTCGGACGTGAGATCACGGACATCCGTGTCGGCGTCGGCGGCGCGGGCCGCCGCGACCACCTGCTGCACGGCGCGATCGAGGAGAAGGTCCTCCTGCCCCACGGCGAGCGTGATGGGGGCCAGCGGGTCGTCGGTGGAATTCTTCCTGGTAGCCATCGCCGACCAGCATCCCACGCACCACCGACATCCGATCCTGGCGGCTGTTCCTCCCGACCGTTCCCGGCGGGTCGATCCTGGCCGGCCGGTCCCCGGCAACAGGCCCCGACAACCTGCTCCGGCGGCGGTACCTCCCGACCGATCCTCGGCCGTCCGGCGGGCGCGCGCCGCGGCGCCGTCCCGGCCTGTGTCCGCACGTCCCCCGTACCCGAGAATGGGCGGGTGAGCGATGTGAGACACATGGATACGAGACATGTACTGGTACTGCCCGACCGGGACACCGCCGAGGAGGTGGCCGGGGAAGTCGCCGACCGGTTCGGGGTCGGCGAGGAGCCCCAGCTCGTACGGGACGCGCTGGCCGGCGAGGACGACGCCGAGGACGTCCAGTGGCTGGTGGTGGTGGAGGACCCGGCCGGGCTCCTCGATCCCGCGGCGCTCGACGCGTTCGCGGCGGAGTACGAGGGCTGGCTGGAGAGGCCGTGACGGACCCGGCCGCGGTCAGCTCCTCGGGACGATCTGGATGTCCATGTCGATGGCGATGCTCGAACCGACGGCCGCGATCCCCCGGGCCAGCATGGTCTGCCAGGTGAGGGTGAAGTCCTCCCGGTGCAGTTCCGTGGTGGCCCGGCAGGCAGCGCGAATCTCGCCCTCCAGACCGTTGCCCAGCCCCAGGTAGTGCGTCTCCAGCGTCACCGTGCGGCTGACACCGTGCAACGTGAGCGCCCCGGTCACGCCCCAGCGGCTGCCACCGCGGTGCGCGAACCGGTCGCCGTAGAACTCCAACGTGGGATAACGGCCGACGTCCAGGAAGTCGCTGGACCGCAGATGGTCGTCGCGCATCTGGACGTTGGTGTCGATCGACGCGGCGTCGATGACGACATGCATGGCGGAGTCCTCCATGCGGTCGGCGATCCGGACGACACCCGCGAAGGTGTTGAACCTGCCGTGGATACGGGCCATGCCGATATGGCGGGCGGTGAAACCTATCTGGGAGTGGTTCGGCTCGATCTCCCACTCGCCCGGATCGGGCAACTGCGGAGGCGGCGAAACCTGGAGGCGTACGTCCCCGAGTGCGGCGTGACCGCCCTCGGGCACGACGGCCGTCCCGTGGAACGGTGTGAAGCCCTCGGCCGTGACCGCGAGCCGGTACTCACCGGCCGGTACGGTCGCGACGACGCCACCGAAGGGGTCCGTCTCACCGCCCACGACCTTGCGGCCCGCGCTGTCGGTGACCACGAAGTCGGCCTGCCGCACGGGTTCGTCGACCGGGTCCAGCACCCGGCAGCTCAGCACGCCCGCCGACGGCGGTACGCCCAGGCCGGCGAACGGCCCGCCGCGCGGGCCTCCCGTCTGTCCCTTGCCTGACCAACGGCCGAACATCTCACTCACTCCAGAGGGCAGTTCACTCCTTGGGGCCCCTGACGGCTGGACGTCGTTGTCGGAGCAGCGGCCCGCCGACGATCGGCCATTCGATCACTCTTGCGGTATAGGGGGCAAATGCGCAGCTCGGAAGGGGTCAGGCCGGAGAGCTTCGCAGGCCCTCACAGGAGGGAGCGACCTCGGGCAGCCGGTCGAGCACGAGTCCGAAGTGGTCGCGGTAGGCCGCGACCACCTCGGCGTCGGTGGCGAGCGAGGTCTCATGGCGTTCTCCCCGCACCGTGGTGACCAGGCTCGTGCCGCTGAGCGTGATCCGTCCGGACCCGGTGAGCAGCGAGCAGACCAGGGACCGGGTGAAGTGCGAATCCGGTGAGGTGCGGTGGTACCAGGAACCGGCCCGGAAGTCCGCCAGCTCCCGGGGCCTCGGGTCGAGGCGGTACTGAGGCTCGCCGTCACACAGCACATCGAGGTCACCGTCGGGTGCCGTACGGATCAGGAACACCCCGCGCGGGTCGTGCTGCTCCGTACGGACGTCGAGCGCGAGCGGGTGGTGGGCGTGGTCACCGAAGCCGACATCGGCCAGCCACTCCCCCGCCCCCTCCTCGGTCCCGACACGCAGCACGAGATGGTCGTACGGGATTCCGAGCCGACCGTCGCGATCGAACACCCGTGCCTGTAGCAGGGACACCCGGAAGCCGAGGGCCCTCAGCAGTACGGCGAACGCACCGTTCAGCTCATAGCAGAATCCGCCACGGTGTTCCGCCACGATCTTGTCGAGCAGTGCCCCCTCCTCCAGCACGATGTCCTCGCCGAGATGGATGGACAGGTTCTCGAACGGCACGGTGGTCAGATGGCTCAGCTGCA from the Streptomyces sp. AM 4-1-1 genome contains:
- the rpsT gene encoding 30S ribosomal protein S20 is translated as MANIKSQIKRNKTNEKARLRNKAVKSSLKTAVRKAREAAAAGDVEKATTAVRDASRQLDKAVSKGVIHKNAAANKKSALANKVAALQG
- a CDS encoding arylamine N-acetyltransferase translates to MDPQSSKSVDVYLDRIRAARPARPDAAALRALQLSHLTTVPFENLSIHLGEDIVLEEGALLDKIVAEHRGGFCYELNGAFAVLLRALGFRVSLLQARVFDRDGRLGIPYDHLVLRVGTEEGAGEWLADVGFGDHAHHPLALDVRTEQHDPRGVFLIRTAPDGDLDVLCDGEPQYRLDPRPRELADFRAGSWYHRTSPDSHFTRSLVCSLLTGSGRITLSGTSLVTTVRGERHETSLATDAEVVAAYRDHFGLVLDRLPEVAPSCEGLRSSPA
- the holA gene encoding DNA polymerase III subunit delta — protein: MATRKNSTDDPLAPITLAVGQEDLLLDRAVQQVVAAARAADADTDVRDLTSDQLQPGTLAELTSPSLFAERKVVIVRNAHDLSADTIKDVKGYAEAPAEEITLVLLHAGGPKGKGLLDAVRKAGAREVACPRTTKPAERLTFVRSEFRTLGRSATPEACQALVDSIGSDLRELASAVSQLVADVEGTIDDAVVGRYYTGRAEASSFTVADRAVEGRAAEALEALRWSLSTGVAPVLITSALAQGVRAIGKLSSARGGRPADLARELGMPPWKIDRVRQQMRGWTPDGVSVALRAVAEADAGVKGGGDDPEYALEKAVVTIARAARSGR
- a CDS encoding YceI family protein, translated to MFGRWSGKGQTGGPRGGPFAGLGVPPSAGVLSCRVLDPVDEPVRQADFVVTDSAGRKVVGGETDPFGGVVATVPAGEYRLAVTAEGFTPFHGTAVVPEGGHAALGDVRLQVSPPPQLPDPGEWEIEPNHSQIGFTARHIGMARIHGRFNTFAGVVRIADRMEDSAMHVVIDAASIDTNVQMRDDHLRSSDFLDVGRYPTLEFYGDRFAHRGGSRWGVTGALTLHGVSRTVTLETHYLGLGNGLEGEIRAACRATTELHREDFTLTWQTMLARGIAAVGSSIAIDMDIQIVPRS